Proteins encoded together in one Deltaproteobacteria bacterium window:
- a CDS encoding flagellar assembly protein FliH has product MPQYRLQTVLEMRERAEEAAKEAFAAAMRALTEEQKRQKDMEEDLARRKVERAQKVAAYLQDALSKGSAANAMQNMNRFDQRLRDEEAQLALDIERQKEVVAQKQKEADEKRGELAEASKEKKAIEKHKEKWSAQVKHEREAKEELNQDEVGSALHLARQRDAARRHGSDD; this is encoded by the coding sequence ATGCCCCAGTACCGGCTGCAGACCGTGCTCGAGATGCGCGAGCGCGCGGAGGAGGCCGCCAAAGAGGCCTTCGCCGCGGCCATGCGGGCGCTGACGGAGGAGCAGAAGCGCCAGAAAGACATGGAGGAAGACCTCGCCCGCCGCAAGGTGGAGCGCGCTCAGAAGGTCGCCGCGTACCTGCAGGACGCGCTCTCCAAGGGTTCAGCCGCCAACGCCATGCAGAACATGAACCGCTTCGACCAGCGGCTCCGCGACGAAGAGGCGCAACTCGCCCTCGACATCGAGAGACAAAAAGAGGTGGTGGCCCAGAAGCAGAAGGAGGCCGACGAGAAGCGCGGCGAGCTGGCCGAGGCGAGCAAAGAGAAGAAGGCCATCGAGAAGCACAAGGAGAAGTGGAGCGCCCAGGTGAAGCACGAGCGCGAGGCCAAGGAAGAGCTCAACCAGGACGAGGTCGGCAGCGCGCTCCACCTGGCCCGCCAGCGCGACGCCGCCCGGCGTCACGGCTCCGACGATTGA